The genomic segment TTCGACGCGGTGTACGACGCGTTCCCGGGCGAACCGGCGCCCAAGCTGGCGCTCGGCGTCTGCGCGGAGGTGCTGGGGCAGCTGGACAACGCCGCCGACTACTACCACCTCGTCTGGACCACCGATCCGAGCTTCGTCAGCGCCGCGTTCGGGCTCGCCCGGGTGCGCTTCGCCGCCGGGGACCGTACGGGTGCGGTACGCACGCTGGAGTCGGTGCCCGCCGCGTCGATCCACTTCACGGCCGCCCGGGTCGCCTCGGTCCGCGCGCGGCTGCGCGGGCGCGACCCGGGAGAGCCGCTGGCGGACGACCTGGCCGCCGCCTCGGACCAGATCACGGCGCTGGCCGGGCTGGGGCTGGACGCGGTGCGCCGCGAACGCCTGTCGACGGAGGTGCTGGGGACGGCGCTGGACTGGGTACTCTCCACAGGACCCGCCCGTCCGTCCGCGGGCCCCGCGCCCTTCGGGCCGGGCGCGCGGAAGCTGCTCGGCAGCGAACTGGACGAGCGGGGGCTCCGGTTCGGGCTGGAACGCGCTTATCGGATGCTCGCCAGGCTGGCTCAGCAGGGCGACGAGAGGATCGAACTGGTGGAGCGGGCCAACCGTTTCCGCCCCCGGACGTGGGTGTGAAGATGTCACAGATCCACCAGCAGGCGGCTGCCCTGCCGACGTGCCCCAGCTGCGCGGAACCACTGGAGCCGGGCGACCTGTTCTGCGGCGCCTGCGGCTACGACCTGTCGGCGGTGCCCGAACGGCCGGGCGACCGGCCGACGATGGCGATCACCACCCCGCCTCCGCCCCCACCGGCAGCACCACCGGCCCCGCCTGTTCCGCCAGCCCCGCCGGTTCCGCCGGTTCCGCCTGTTCCGCCTGCTCAGCCGGTGGCTCCGGTGGCCCCGACGGCTCCGGGGGCTTCGGCTGCTCCGGGGGAAGCGGCTGCTGCGGTGGCTTCGGCTGCTGCGGCTCCCGCTCCGGTCCAGTGGCCGCCCGCGTCCGAGACCGACACCTCGGACCAGCCCGCGCCCGTCCACCGTCCGGCCGACCTGCCTGGCCTGGACTCCGCGGGGCACCCGCTGTACGCCCGTGCGGCGGCTCCATCCGCCGCGCCGGTGGCCCCGCCCGCCGTGCGCCACGACGACCGGGCGGTGCCGGGGCAGCGCACCGACCACGGCCCGGGCACCAACTCCGGCACCAACGCCGGTTACGACTCCGGGGACTTCGAGCTCGCGGCACCGGGATCCGCACCGGGGTCCGCACCGGCGGGCGTACCCGCCACCGACCCGCGCGCCCCCACGCCCCCCGCCCCCGGGGCCGCCGCGACGGCCACGACGCCCGCCGCCGGCACGAGCGCCCCGGCCGGCACCAAGCTCTGCGTCGCCTGCCGGGCCGGCCGGGTGGACACCGACGGGTACTGCGAGACCTGCGGCCACGCCCAGCCGCGCGAACGCGACCACATGGAGCGGGAGCTCGGCGCGGTGGCGGCGGTCAGCGACCGCGGACTGCGCCACCACCGCAACGAGGACTCCTTCGCCGTGTCGACGACCGCGCTGCCGGACGGTTCGCCGGCCGTCGTCGCGATCGTCTGCGACGGGGTGTCCTCCGCGCACCGGCCCGACGAGGCGTCGGCCGCCGCCGCGCGGGCCGCCGACGCGTCCCTCCTGGAGTCGCTGCCGCGCGGTACGCACCCGCAGCAGGCGATGCACGACGCGATCGTCGCGGCCTCCCGGGCGGTCAACGCGCTGGCCGAGGAGCAGGAGGGCGCGGCGGAGCACGATCCGCACCGCCACCAGAACGCCCCGGCCTGCACCCTGGTCGGTGCGGTCGTCGCCGCCGGTCTGCTGATCGTCGGCTGGGTCGGCGACAGCCGCGTCTACTGGGTGCCGGCCGACCGTACCCAGCAGCCGGCCCGGCTCACCGAGGACGACTCCTGGGCCGCGCAGATGGTGGCGGCGGGCCTGATGAGCGAGGAGCAGGCGTACGCGGACGAGCGTGCCCACGCGATCACCGGCTGGCTCGGCGCGGACGCCTACGAACTCGACCCGCACACCGCGGCGTTCAAGCCCGACCGGCCGGGCACCGTGGTGGTCTGCACCGACGGGCTGTGGAACTACGCGGAGTCCGCCGAGGAGATGGCCGCCGCCATGCCCCGGGACGCGGGCGAACGCCCCCTGCACGGCGCCCGGGTGCTGGTGGGGCACGCGCTCGACGGCGGGGGCCACGACAACGTAACAGTGGCGCTGCTGCCGTTCGCCGTACCGCCCGCCGGGGCACACTCCGGCTGACGGCCTCCCGGGCGCTTCCGGCTGTTTCCCACCGTTTCCCACCGCTTCGCCGCCTGGTCACCGACCGTCCAACGCACGCCCGCATCCGTCCCTCCGGTGGGGCATCGAGGAGCCGCTCCATGGCCAACTTCTCCAAGTCGCAAGCGCCGCGGTTCTCCGTCGACGTGTACCAGAACAGTTACCTCCCCGAAGGGGGCCGTGAGGTCAACGCGATCGTCACCGTCACCTCCACGGGAGGCGGCACGACGGGCGGCGTGCCGCTCGCCGGGAACGCGGGCGCGTCCGCATCCGCATCCGCATCCGCATCCGCGTCGAACGCGGCGGTCGTGCTCATGGTCGACTGCTCCGGGTCGATGGACTATCCGCCGACGAAGATGCGCAACGCCCGGGACGCCACCGCGGCGGCCATCGACACCCTGCGCGACGGCACCCGGTTCGCGGTGGTGGCCGGTACGCACGTGGCGAGGGACGTCTACCCGGGCAACGGCCGGCTCGCCACGGCCGACCACCTGACCAAGGCGCAGGCCAAGGACGCGCTGCGCGGGCTGAGCGCGGGCGGCGGCACGGCGATCGGTACCTGGCTGCGCCTCGCCGACCGGCTGTTCGGCACCGCCGGGGCGGATCTGCGGCACGGCATCCTGCTGACCGACGGGCGCAACGAGCACGAGGCGCCGGAGGACCTGCGGGCGGCGCTGGACGCCTGCGCGGGCCGCTTCACCTGTGACGCCCGGGGCGTCGGCACCGACTGGGAGGTGAAGGAGGTCACGGGCATCGCCTCCGCCCTGCTGGGCACCGCAGACATCGTCGCCGACCCGGCCGGGCTGGCGGCGGACTTCACGCGGATGATGGAGAACGCCATGGGCAAGGAGGTCGCGGACGTGGCGCTGCGGCTCTGGACGCCGGTGGACACCGAGATCCTCTTCGTGAAGCAGGTCGCTCCGTCGGTCGTCGACCTGACCGGGCGCCGGACGGAGGCGGGGCCGCGCGCCGGGGACTATCCGACGGGTTCCTGGGGTGACGAATCCCGCGATTATCACGTGTGCGTCAGGGTTCCCCAGGCCCGGATCGGCCAGGAGATGCTGGCGGCGCGGGTCTCTCTGGTCCTCCCGGCCCCTGCGGGCGGGGGCGCTCCGGGGACCCTCGCGCAGGGGCTCGTACGCGCGGTGTGGACCGACGACCTGGTGGCGTCCACGGCGATGAATCCGCAGGTCGCGCACTACACGGGCCAGGCCGAGCTGGCCCGGGTGATCCAGCAGGGACTCGACGCCCGCAAGGCCGGAGACCTGAACGGGGCGACCGCGAAACTGGGGCGCGCGGTGCAGCTCGCGTCGGTCTCCGGCAACGAGGACACCGCGAAGCTGCTTTCGAAGGTGGTCGACGTGGTCGACGCCGCGACAGGTACTGTGCGACTGAAAGCGAAGGTCGCGGAAGCGGACGAGATGACACTCGAAACGCGCTCCACCAAGACCGTTCGCGTCAAGAAGTAGCAAGAGAACGACACAGACGAAGCCGAGCGACAGAGTCGTCCGCACGGCCGAGGGCGGACCCTCCGCCCCGCCGCGCGCACGGCGATCGACGAGCATGACGGCCCCCTGGGCCGGACAAGGAGAGGGGGAAGCGCCGACATGCCGACCTGCCCGAACGGACACCAGTCGGGTTCCGAGGACTGGTGCGAGGTCTGCGGACATCGCATGGCCGGAGCCCGGCCGCCCGGTGCCGTCCCCCCGCCTCCCCCTCCGCCGCCGCCCGCTCCCGGGTACGGCTATCCGCAGGGCCCCGGCCCCGGCGGCCAGCAGACCGCCGGCGTCGAGCTCTGCCCGCAGTGCCGCACCCCGCGTGAGCCCGGGGCGCCGTTCTGCGAGGAGTGCCGGTGGAACTTCCTCACCAACACGGCCACCTCGTACACCCCGCTGGCTCCGCAGCCCGGCGCCGGTGGCGGCCCCGTGCCCGGTCTCAACCTGCCGCCCGGCTTCCAGGCGCAGCCCGGCCCCCGGCAGGCACCCCCGGCCCCGCAGTCCCAGGGGCCGCAGTCCTCGGGCCCGCAGTCCCACGGCCCGCAGTCCCACGGTCCGCAGCCTCCGCAGCCGCGCGACCCCTACGAGTACCAGGGCTCGCGCCCCTCGCAGCTGAACCGCCCGGCGGAGCCCCTCGTACCGGACCGCGACGGCCGGCAGGCCCCGCCGAGCGCCTTCCAGCAGGGGCCGCCGCCTGCCTCCTTCCAGCAGGGTCCGCCGCCCCCGGCCTTCCAGCAGGGACAGCAGGGACAGCCGGGCCAGCAGGGACAGCCGGGCCAGCAGGGCCGTCCCGGACAGCCGGGCCCCCAGGGCGGGCCGGGCGGGCCGCCGCCGTTCCCGCAGGGCGGGCAGCAGCAGTTCCCCGGCCACCCCGGGCAGCCGTCCTTCCCGCAGGGCCAGCCGGGACAGCCGGGTCAGCAGGGTGGTCCGGGACAGCAGGGCGGCCCGGGACAGCAGGGCGGCCCGCCGGCCGGGTTCCAGCAGAGCCCGCCGCCGTCGTCGTTCCAGCAGAGCGCGCCGCCCGCGCCCGGTCCGGTGTCCGCGCCGGAGGCGGACGACTGGATGCTGCCGCCGCCCTCACAGGGCCAGGCCGGTGCGCAGGCGGGTGCCCAGGCGCCGCACGCCCCCGCGCCGCACCAGCAGCCGCCGCACGCCTTCCAGCAGAGCCCCCAGGGGGCCTTCCCGCCGCCGTTCCCCGGTCAGGGCGGCTTCCCCGGTGCCCAGGCGGGTCCCGGAGCGCAGGGCGGCCAGGCGGGTCCCGGTGGGCAGGAGCCGCCGCGGCCGGCCACCTGGACCGCGGTGATCGCGCCGGACCGTGACTACTTCCTGGCGATGATGCAGCGCAGCGGCCCGGAGGCGACGGGGCTGAACCTGCCCGCGTACTCCCCCGAGCAGCACCTCGAACTCGCGGGCAGCCAGGTCACCATCGGGCGCCGCCGGCACTCCACCGGCGAGTCGCCCGACATCGACCTGGCGGTGCCGCCGGAGGACCCGGGCGTCTCGCACCAGCACGCGGTCCTGGTGAAGCAGCCGGACGGCGGCTGGGCGGTGGTGGACCAGAACTCCACCAACGGCACCACGCTGAACGGCGCCGAGGACCCGATCCAGCCCTACGTGCCGGTCCCGCTCCAGGACGGCGACCAGGTGCACGTCGGCGCGTGGACGACGATCACGGTCCGCCGGGGCTGACCCGCCGGGCGCCGCTCGCCCTCATGTGAACCCATGGCCCCTCACCGCTCCTCGTGACCGGTGAGGGGCCATGTGTACGGGCCCTCCGGGTCGTCCAGCCAGGCCCACTGCCGGCCCCGGGCGTCGACGGTGAGGCCGAAGCGTTCACGGCCGGGGCGTCCCTCGCCCTCCCAGAGGTTCATCGCCTCGTCCGCGCCGAGCGAGCCGCCCGCCAGGGTGAGCAGGAACGAGTAGAGGTCGTTCCCCGTCATGCGCCGCGCCCGACCGCCGTACCGCTCCGGCGTCCCGCGCAGCGGTACGAAGAACGCCGGGGTGTGCAGGAAGTGCCCCTCGGCCCGCCGTCCGCCCGCCGTCTCCCGCACCCGGAGAAGGATCAGCCCGGTGGCGAAGGGGGCCAGGATGCGCGCGTCGGGGGCGCACTGCGCGAGCCAGCCCTCGGGGATCAGCGGCAGGGTGCAGGTCGCGATGATCCTGTCGTACGGGCTCCGCCCCGGGCAGCCGCGTGCCCCGTCGCCGGTGACGACGGTCGGGCGGTACCCGGCGGCGGCGAGGTGGCGGCGGGCGGACTCGGTGATCTCCGGGTCGAGGTCGACGGTGGTGACCGCCCGG from the Streptomyces sp. NBC_01335 genome contains:
- a CDS encoding vWA domain-containing protein; protein product: MANFSKSQAPRFSVDVYQNSYLPEGGREVNAIVTVTSTGGGTTGGVPLAGNAGASASASASASASNAAVVLMVDCSGSMDYPPTKMRNARDATAAAIDTLRDGTRFAVVAGTHVARDVYPGNGRLATADHLTKAQAKDALRGLSAGGGTAIGTWLRLADRLFGTAGADLRHGILLTDGRNEHEAPEDLRAALDACAGRFTCDARGVGTDWEVKEVTGIASALLGTADIVADPAGLAADFTRMMENAMGKEVADVALRLWTPVDTEILFVKQVAPSVVDLTGRRTEAGPRAGDYPTGSWGDESRDYHVCVRVPQARIGQEMLAARVSLVLPAPAGGGAPGTLAQGLVRAVWTDDLVASTAMNPQVAHYTGQAELARVIQQGLDARKAGDLNGATAKLGRAVQLASVSGNEDTAKLLSKVVDVVDAATGTVRLKAKVAEADEMTLETRSTKTVRVKK
- a CDS encoding methyltransferase domain-containing protein, whose protein sequence is MGGPQRAGRDPFETEGAAARQAMVRLIVADGGLRDPAWRAAFEDVPRHLFVPYYYEGGLLGHVRLWCEDADPGRREQWLRGAYADGPLATRMKDGELVSSSSQPSLMALMLDALDVRDGQSVLEIGAGTGYNAALLAHRLGDRAVTTVDLDPEITESARRHLAAAGYRPTVVTGDGARGCPGRSPYDRIIATCTLPLIPEGWLAQCAPDARILAPFATGLILLRVRETAGGRRAEGHFLHTPAFFVPLRGTPERYGGRARRMTGNDLYSFLLTLAGGSLGADEAMNLWEGEGRPGRERFGLTVDARGRQWAWLDDPEGPYTWPLTGHEER
- a CDS encoding FHA domain-containing protein, whose protein sequence is MPTCPNGHQSGSEDWCEVCGHRMAGARPPGAVPPPPPPPPPAPGYGYPQGPGPGGQQTAGVELCPQCRTPREPGAPFCEECRWNFLTNTATSYTPLAPQPGAGGGPVPGLNLPPGFQAQPGPRQAPPAPQSQGPQSSGPQSHGPQSHGPQPPQPRDPYEYQGSRPSQLNRPAEPLVPDRDGRQAPPSAFQQGPPPASFQQGPPPPAFQQGQQGQPGQQGQPGQQGRPGQPGPQGGPGGPPPFPQGGQQQFPGHPGQPSFPQGQPGQPGQQGGPGQQGGPGQQGGPPAGFQQSPPPSSFQQSAPPAPGPVSAPEADDWMLPPPSQGQAGAQAGAQAPHAPAPHQQPPHAFQQSPQGAFPPPFPGQGGFPGAQAGPGAQGGQAGPGGQEPPRPATWTAVIAPDRDYFLAMMQRSGPEATGLNLPAYSPEQHLELAGSQVTIGRRRHSTGESPDIDLAVPPEDPGVSHQHAVLVKQPDGGWAVVDQNSTNGTTLNGAEDPIQPYVPVPLQDGDQVHVGAWTTITVRRG